ATAAATGGTTATGCAAttgcattatttaaaaatttttaaatatatgacgTTAcagctatatattattaagcaaaatacataatttagtttatggtttatatatatatatatattatctctttttataatttctatacaGATCGTTTCCATAGTTCAACCTCTTCTCTTAATTgcaacacataaaaaaaaaaaaaaaaaaaaaaaaaaaaaaaaaaaaaaaaagtaaatgtaAAATTAGTGGTATTCATATAAGAATGcaaacttaaaacttttttttttctttcttattttttactcagtttttttataaatttattaaaagtgtttttaaaaagttttaatttaactatttgttttagaccaaaaaaataTCAGTCTCCCCGATTTTATCTCTGACAGCCTGCACTCTGCATCTTATTCCTGCgtatatacttatttatttaccttataaatatttcatttacaatTGAAGATAATTGTTGATGAGTGTAACCGCGTAGCTACTAGGTAAAAGGTGGCGATTTCTCATCATTTGGAGTACAATTATATCTAAGTACGTATAATATTCGTAGTACGTACACAATCTTCACGCGTGAAGATTGTTTATAGAGTTTTGATACACAATCTCTGCCACACATtaaactccacattttttttaatttttaaattttttaatattttctttttaaatttttttttgagtttattctttttaaattattttaaattttctattcattattcatataataaatatttgataaaagaaaaaaataataaaaataataaaaatatagaatatagagtgtgaggaggttgtgaagatttattcttgTTTATATCCTTTTAAACAATAATCTAGCTATTATAGTATCGCCATGTGATAATGATTCATACGATCTATTATAATCATTTGCATAGTCTACATCCTTTTAATCACTTCCATCGTCTAGAAGATTCTTTATATATTCATCCTAtcaactgatatatatatatatatatatatatatatgcatgcatgctctgCACTTACCAATGAATTGATCTAGTGACTAGTACAATATTTTcgaagaatattttatttgggtaagATTTCTCTAACACAAAGAATGAGAGTAATCcaattcttttttatcatttttaataatccGTGTGGCACTATTATGTTACgctaagagcattagtattggtctatacatatacatatccactttgtcattcaagcaaaactttcacatttacttatgcatatttgagacaaaataataataaaatattatttcttgcctaattttttttatagacttTGCAATTAGAGGAAGAGCGTGCAATAATATCAACTTCATAATTCTATGCTCAAAAACAGTTTGTAATATCAACTTAATACGATaaaaatttcttcaagatcattacAATACAAAGTTCATGTTCATAGTTAATCTCCAAATTTACATAGTTCCTGTTCATAGCTATGTAAATATTTGGAGATGTATACTCCAATGTAGATGAAATTGCCtcatattattcaaatatgactttgcatatatatatatgcatagaccaatgttATTGCTCTAAAGTAAAATGAGTCCATTATACCGACCCACGTAAcatcctttcctttttctctttctttttttttaaatttgtttaacTATTAACGGGTTGGGATAGGCTTTTAGCCCACAGACATTGGCCCAAACTCAAGGATTTAAAACTATCCAAGTGATCAACCCATGTCCCGactttcttttctccttctttgtCACGCTCCCGTCGCACCAATTTTGTTTTCGATCTATATTCCTAGGGCTAGGTAAACTCTGTAACTCTGATTCCGTTTGACACCCGCTCTAACTCCGTCAGAGTCAAAAATATCGAAGTTTGAGATTAGAGTTAGAGTtggaaggtgaaaaataatCGAAGTTCGAAGTTGAACAAGACGACTACTGACTCTAACTTCGACTCCGACAATTATACTTCCCCCACAAGACCCATTTTTAAGTAAATCTTAAAACGACATTATTTTCactcctatatatattcatctcttTCCTTTCAGCTAACCCTATGCATTTTGTTCTCCTCAGTCGTCAGCCgctttgttttctctctctacTTCCTTTGCTTCTTTGTTCTAACTTCTCTCTCTTAGCCTTGCATCCCCTCTCTTTAATTGAGTCTCTCATTCTGGTCTTCATCACCCTGATTTTTGCTCTTGTTGTTGTCTAGGCATGGGGTGGCATGGGTGAATATACGAGCCATCTCAACTTCTCATCAAAGATCTGTTTCGAGGCTCGAAAGTGTGAGTGGGTAAGaagatttcttaatttttgtttggatgctggAAAGTACGAGTTGGGAAAGAAAAATCCAACTATGAATGGGAACTCCAATTCCATTTCGATACCGAGCAAGCAAAGCGGAACCAAAGTTATCTCTTTAAAAGTTGTAATCGGAGTTGTTTTTGGACTCTACCTCTTATCAGAGTCGGTGCTTTAAGTtgaggaacccaactccattggAGTCATAGCCCACCCCTATTTTTCCCATGCCACCTTGGTTGTCGCTGGCTAGGAGATGTTGGTAAGGCATCCCCGACCTCCTCTCACCACCGATGTccaccttccttttcttttcttgcacTAACGCAATTGTTGGGCTTTATAGCCCTTTGTGCCGCCACCACAgagatgctgatgaggagattTATGGCCTTCTCCCGGGGCTAGAACCCattcctcctctttttttttttttttttttttttttttttttttttttttttttttgagaatgaAAAACAAAGGCACTGTGAATCGGACTTTCACCAGTTTTGGGCTTTAAAGCTTGCAGACAACACTTCCCATCCAGAATTTCTAATGAGGACAATCCAACCATCCTTACGCCATTGTCCACCAATCCCTATGGCAGTTCTTCTCCTCAACTCTATCATATGGATCAATACgtaaattcataaacacatgaagtTTATGTGAAAACGCAGTTTGTGAAACATTAATATTAGGATTTTTTATCTTCAATGATCCAGGATATTGAATATAATAATACGACTTAGAAAGTGTATATCTCTTCTAGTAATTTGACGAAGATCTTATCTGATTACGAGAGAAGAATGACCCTTAACAATTTTACCTCCGAGTGTTTCAAAATGGTTAAAGGTACAATTATGTTGTAGATGAGAACCTTTGACACTATCAATactttaaatagattttctagCTATTATAGAAATCCTAGAGGAATTTATTTCCCATTATAACTCATTAACTAAATGATTTAATTTGAACTAGCATAAATACATTAGAAGTATGGGGTGTGTAGAGTGTAGACTCCTTATGGAATTAAAATCTTGCACCATTCTCCAACATTATGATGGTGCTGGATCAGAGTTTTGGTCCGTGAGGATCTTTGGCACATTGACCGGTATTGGCTGCGCACAGGCGGTCCCATGTATTTATGCCATAGAAGACTTCAACAACTGACTCCTGAAACTCAAAAACTGTTCTCTGCATCAAGTCgtcaaaaaggagaaaaatacaGTACTGTTTTTTCTTTGCATGAGAGAGAGGGGTCTTGAACAAATTAAGTAGTTTTCGGAGGATGGGTATAGgcctctttgtttttttaacagCGTCCAAACCCGCCGTACGTTTTACACCACAAAATGCATGGCAGGTGGGACTGGAAAACCAAGAGGCGGCATCTTCTTCGATCTCTTGATGATCAGTGGGATTAGCTACAAGTAAGCTTCGACTGAAATCTTATCTAATTTGATGAATTGacaaaagaagtatatatgaACCCCTCATCCCCCCAAAagtgcaaaacaaaaaacaaatgtcCAAAGATTATAAAAAGTAACAAGCTAGTCTTTCCCAAGTAAAACAATGACGTTTTACCCTAAATCGAAGGATGctcatcatgatcatatatatgcacAATTCACATGCTATGGTTACCTACTAGCTATTGATCATGGCAACATGAACATTCTTTTATACATGTTCATACGTGTATAAAGTCAAGGGCAGCCCCATGTTCATCATCATGAACTGCATATATATGTTTCACGCTATGAACATGTAAAAGGGACAGCTCCATCCATGTTATGGTTTCCTATTCATGGCACAATTCACATTTGCTTCAAGCACCACACTGCCGTCACATCAAGCCAAGCTAGCCATGTGGGTTATGCAACCATATATTAGTGGCTTCAACGTCGAGAAAAAATACGTCAGCAACTAAGATGAGCTTTTCTGTCGGTTCTCTCAATCAGGAAACAAACTCATGAATCATGTATTGATAAGCtagaatcaaataataataataaaatcttaataCATTATCAAATCTATAGGACTAGATGTTGTGGaaaatatacacacacaacGATGGCAAACTAAAGTAAAAGCGAGTAGGGTCAAGCATACGACACACAATATATGTGATTTGACAAATTGTCTATGTCTatagagctgcagaaatcttattaactagaggatattacaatcactcaatctcaactcacactctttaAGACCTTTTTattctctcacacaatatgcacttacttgacaattgttctctcttaAAATGTGTTTGAAAGTCGTACAAAATAagtcaaatatgacatatatatagtaaatggTGCTGAAAATCCTAATATGGTAAAAACTGTGTTCTTCGCTCGAGTAGTGTATTGAGCGTGCATCGAGCGAACGACTAATCGACATTGGCTCTAGTGGGGTGTTAAGCGATGCTTGAGCAAACATTAGGATTTGTGTCTCGCAAACTCACTGTCGCACGACACTCGAGTGAACTCGCCGGTTGAGCTTCGCTCTAGTACATATCGAGCAAACACTCAATTTTTCGATTTTTAACTTCAAAATCAATCTCCATGTACATTCAAACactaaaatcatattatctaaCACGTGTAATTTGGTGCAAAAGAGTTTTAATAGATACACAACTCAAGGCCCTGTAATGGACCCCGTATCCCAAGAATTTTTGTCCTCTTAACTTCAGCAACACCAGATTGTACTTGTGAAGCTAGCTTTATATCTCTTTGACAGCATTGAAAGGGAGAAAATAGAACGGCCAAGCCCATATTTTGAGTCATTTTTTACACAATGAAGTGTATAATGTATGTTTGGACCTTTGGGCCAATTTCTATTATTGGGCCCGAGAGGCCCATGTTAAGATTTTGTGCTAGACTTCTAAGTCCAACCCTGTCTGATTAGGTTGGATGTATTCCTGTTGATGGTTAGGACCTTCTGATCCGAACCCTTGCCATCATAACCAATATCGACGAGTTTTCTTAGAAAAGATAAACTTATTAAATGGAGGCGTGAATTCAAAATCAAGAGGCAATTTTCTTAGAATAGCCAGATCAGATGGGAATTTGGCATTATTTCTTCACAAGTAACGCTACTAAGCTGCTCTAATTATATCGTTCACTTTATCCTATTAACCTAACACCTCTACATCGTgccctttgatttattaaaaagataaaaaaaatatttaaaacaaaatagttttgaaaacattaaaaaaaaaaaaaaaaaaaaaaaaagattagatACAATTGAAGTAGTCATTAAAGATGCTCTAGTACTCGAATCGTCAAAAAAACCTACTACCCAtaaatcatcttaattcatttcatctaattattaaaaaaaaattaaatttttaaacaaaatataataaacaattcaatttttttcaaatttaaaaaatatatattaaaataattatattctaataatattttattcaactctcaactcatattatcttaactcaactcacaatccaCTCGTCTCATgttgattaatttattaaaaggtTATAAAAAAGcgcaatttgtttttttaatcttattttacaGCCGTTGTTCTTGTGACCCGATCATGACCCGTTCAAAGTCTACTTCAAACTTATCAATTAAGGACTAGCAACATCATCTTTTTCTAGAAGCTAGGAACATTAATCAAATATATTCATTCATTTAATCTTCTCATTCTTTTGCGTAAATCACGGGAAGTCAGTGTATTACTATTCCCTCACCATTTTAAATCAATCATGTGGTTTCATTCACCATAAGTAATCAAAGGGTCCAAATCGTAAATCTTACCATACAGAGAACAAATGCTAGAGTCCCCTTTGAACAGGATTAGTTTGAATTCagacataaaatgaaataattttggatgaaatataaaaattaaaaaaaaattattaaaatattattttttaatattattattattttaaaatttaaaaaaattgaattgacatttaaaaaaattgaattgtttattatattttataaaaatttaaaaaatttataataattaggtgaaatgaaacatttttttaatccaaacagaCCTTAGCCAACCATTGATTTGATGGCCAAAGTTGTTTTTCACGTGACAAACAACTCATCACAATAATTCATCATGACACgccaataaaaataacattcctcatataaaataagtgctcattttcttttatttcaagatatgtataataaattaaagtaCGTTGTTGCCAAaacactttattattttataatcccAATGATTTTCAAGCATCATTCAAGCATCTATTATTTTCCTATCAAAcaaaacttattaaaattaaaaaaataataataaactcaaCTTAAATATAGAAATGAATAATCCCTCTTTGGGTTTGAGCGTCGGttttgattttatcttttagTAAGTTTTTTTTGTAAGGAAATAATAGAgtcttttttagtttaaaagttgaaagtattttatcttctaagaaaataatagatattataaattttcttatttaaatataatttaaaatatattataaataagagTATGTTATTAAGTCATCTCAAATTTATCGCTCAGATGAACTCTAAATGGCTGATCCAAGTAGTGAAGGTCTTGGTCTTAGGATATCACTCCCttcaaagtttaaaaatttcatGAGTGTAAACAATCATTTGGGATCATACTCTTGATAAAAAGTcaacgatttaaccagtttTTTGTAGAAAAACTTTTAAAGATACGGTGCATAAAACTAGAATTTACTTTACAGGGATGGATccgaagtaaaaaaaaaaaaaaaaaaaaaaaaaaaaattatagctcagataacttttttgaaaaaaaaaaattaataaaccatgttcaaaataaaaaggagttttaaaaaaattaaaaccttaaatttgAGTTTAATAAATCACATTATTAGTTTCAAACGAACGTGTATAAACAATTGTCAACGACAGGTCATCGTCGCAGacataagttgaataaaaaaaatatatatatattttaattagattAAATAATTGACGATTATTATTGCCTCAAtatcataattttaatataatcgaACGGTTGAAAATAGCTTCAACCATTCTGCTCAAGCTACAGCCTATAACTAAACTAACGCCCGCCACTGCTTCTTTCTCGGCCTCTTTTAAGTTGCGGGTTGTGTCTTCCGGACAAGCATTGGTTGAGATCGAAGATGGAGTGTGATCGGAGAGTTGGGGTGGCGGTGGACTTTTCTCCTTGCAGCAAGAAAGCGCTGAAATGGGCTGTGGACAACGTCGTACGGGACGGGGATCACCTTATCCTCCTCAACGTACGCCCCGAAGGGAACTACGAGGATGGCGAGATACAGCTCTGGGCAGCCACGGGTTCCCGTatttatcctctctctctctctctctgtttgtttcctaataattaataaatttcctttcttttcttttttatttttttcctatcgGTAAAGTAAGAACTCGGATTTATAGAATTGTTGAAAAGTAGAAGGATCTCCTTGTTAATTTTCGTGATACAGAAGAAATTTTGATGAAGGGCTTGTGTTGGTTATAAttgatttgatcttttcttATTCGTTAATATGGGCTGCCTTGGGCCTTATGATCTCAGgatttagtttagtttatgGGATTTTCACCAGTTATCTCCGTGCCTTCTTCAAAAACAAATCTGAAATGCTTGAATGCTTGAGTTTCTTTacgaatttaaattaaaaaaaaaaattccagactGGTGGAAAAAAGGCACATGATCGATCTAAATGGAACTAAAGAAGATAGTATTTTGTggataaattttagaatttgtttttggttcacaacgattttattttgtgtttttatctATAGCTTTTTATTAGTGACATGCCTGCTGAAATTGTATGGTTTAAAGACAGACTTCTTTGCCATTCCATTTATTGTTGCTCATGGATGGTTGTTTCTCTAATTGCCTATATGCAGCCTTAATCCCTCTGAGGGAGTTATCTGATCCTATTATTATGAAGAAGTATGGAGTGAAGCCTGACCCCGAGACCCTAGACATTTTGAACACTGCTGCTGGGCAAAAACAGGTACGGCCGTATCTTGTTTAGATGTGTGATATCTGGTGCTTCTGATGTTATTGTAATTATCAATCACAATAATATTTCGGGGTGGGAGCAGATTACGGTGATCCTGAAGATTTACTGGGGAGATCCTCGTGAGAAGTTATGTGAAGCAATTGATAAAATTCCTCTGAGCTGCCTTATTATAGGGAACAGAGGGCTGGGCAAGATTAAAAGGTAAAATCATTTCCTGCGTCAATCAATTGTGATgtttgtttgtgttattttagGTATTTTCTCTTCTAAATGCTCTAATTTGTGATGTGGATGGCATTTCTTAGTATAGATAGTGTTTTCAGGTGGCTACCTCAGTAATCAAGTTTTATATTGACTTCTTGAGGCAATGATGTGATACAAACTTTGATTTTTCTCCCTAATTATCCTCTTATGAAGCTAAATACTTCATGCTTCCACAGTTAAGTGGTAAAAACCCCAAGGGgctggcccaagtggtgaaggccttcaTCTTGGGTATCACTTTCttcaaggtctaaggttcaacacctcatgagtgcaaacaatcttttggAGCCACACCCCTGGTGAAAAGTCAGCTATTTAACTAGTTTCGTATAGAGAAACTTCCAAAGGTACTGTGCACTGGACCGGAGTTTACTCTGCAAGGGTGGGTCTTAAGGGCCCTACCTTGGAGAGtttcccgacataaaaaaaaaaaaaaaaaaaaaaaaaaaaaaaatgttaagtgGTAAAACTATTCTGGGGGAAGTTGACCCAAAAGTTATGGGCCATTTTTTTAAGCATGAAAATAATATGCATCACCATATAGCTGTCGAGTACTCGAGTTTGTTGCCAGCTTTGTTagtaaaaatgattttcactgGAGTGGATAAATAACCATAAGACTTCAGATGCACAATTTCTGGTGCAACTGTTAGTCGATTGTGGGTCCTTCTgggatttgattggatttgctttgcttttgtttgaatttttacaGGGCTATATTAGGCAGTGTCAGCAACTATGTTGTGAATAATGGTTCCTGTCCTGTTACTGTGGTGAAGATTGCGGAGCATTGAACACTAGTTCCATATACCTGTATGTGCTCTAGGAATAAGTGCAAAACTCTTTGCCAGCTGACTCCTACTTCACTTAGTAGCGCTATAGAATGGACTTATATCAAATAAGCCTTCTAGGCCTGCTGTCTGTAACTTTGATTTCGAAGTTGGATGAACTTCAGAGTCGGTGTATATGCCAAtggattttgtgtttttggCGCATCCTGTGTGAAAATTTTTCTCTTTGTCAATGATGGGTTGCTTTCCCTGTATTTTATGGCAaataaactataatattatacaacACTTCTGGTAATACAAAAAAAGCACTTTTTAGTTAACTTTTTGGATGTGATTTTTTTGGTATTGGTAAGACTATCAAAGCAAGTTTTGCTTTCAAATggaacaaacaaggcctaagaaACAGTTGTTGCAACAAGTAGCTTTAATAATATCAACTGGCAAGGGAGAATCACATAACGTTTACACCAATTTAGGAGCTTGTGACTTTCTGTATATGGCATCTTCTCGTTGAAGATGGTTTTCTTGTTTCAGCTCCTGAATATTGCATCTTCTTGTTTTGGTGGTCAAAACTTTACTTTCTTGATtccatgtaaattttattggtCCCAGATACCCATGGCTGTACGTGTGCTCAGAaagtttttatgatttaaacTGCTTTTGGTTTCTTTTGGTTTTGCAGTCCACCATCAAAACCTTGCGCATTTTTTTGTGCCTTTTAGCTTCTATAAAACCAGgagttcaataaaaaattatgcactAGGATGTGATATAACGTTTTTTAGAAGATCTACGAGTCTCATCCAAACAAGACATTATAACCTGACCTCTCTATGTTTGgttcaaattttatttcatctcatgaTCTGTTCCTGCAAATCCCATAATCATCCCAGGCACAAGTTTTCTTTTCCCCAGTCCAAACCCCACCCATAACGTCTTAGCTATCTTTATCTCTACCTCTACACTGCAATCTACCCTTGTCCAAAGCTCTTTGAATCGGGGTGGCAGGCCAACACtttaagcctcgtttgttttcgcatatgagatgagataagttgaaattaaagttaaaagttgaataaaatattgttagaatatatattttttaatattattttttttttttgagatttgaaaatgttgaattgtttattttattttgtgtgaaaatttagaaaaattgtaatgattagatgagataaattgagaggacttgtgaaaacaaactaggctTACTATCAATAGCTTTTGGAGACTGTTGAACTATCAAGATGCCACGGTCACTCACCTACCTGTCACATCTTCAGACCATAATCTCATTTTGTTAAGCATGACTGTTAATTTTCCTACACTCCCAAAGCTATTCAGACCagtgaaatatgaaatttaGGCCAACTTCATCAATTTCACTTTCAAAcgctagaatcttgattttcagAAGATCTTGATGATCGAATCCAACTTGTCATCACTCTtgattcataaatttatttcaaagttAATGGCTGATAGATTAAAATTGCATGAGCACTTTCAACAACCTTTTGTTCCTAGGAAGAAGAATTCTCAGCTgaccaaaaaatacaaagagaaaaagagaagaaaaccaATACAAGAGGAAGaaccattttaaaattttcatcagtTGGTAGTTCTCATGCAATGCTGaactaatttataaaagtatcaTAAAGACTGAGCAAGTTGTGTCTTTACGTTTGGAAGTTGGGCAAGTTAGCAGAAAATTACCGAGGTTTATGCAATAGGAACAAAGGAGAACCACGGGTTCCTTTGCAAAAGAAGTATGCAAGTATTCTTCTGCTGATATTTTTCAAGGAAGTTTGACCTTTACCAAAATCCTACCCAGTTCGAATTATCTTCTGCACGAATTAACTCGTTCAGCTACATCTGTTCACTTTTGCAGTGTTCAGGAGCTCTCCTTCCTCTGATCAAAAGTGGAAAATGCCTTCCCACTAATCTCAATCCTCATTCTATTTCTTTAGctcttttcgttttttttttttttttttccagttgaATTCTGTTGGCAGAAAATAATCCAGGGTCCAGAATAGTAGAATACAGGCTAAACAAGAAATGGATAAGCATGCTTGCAATTGCAAACTGGTAGGAATGCGCGTTATTGGTTACAAGAACTAGGTACATCGAGAGGATCTTGATATATATTACAAACTCttcaaatttaaatgaaaacctcggattatttatatatatatatattatatattttactataCTGCATAGCATGTTGAATTGTCGAGCCAGCTTAAACCGCCTATAAATCTAAGACCCATCAGTGAATAGAGCACCATGTCCACTAGATTTCATGAGCTTCTTCAGCAAAAGAACAAGAATTGCAATGGTCAGTCCAACAGCAGCCCATGTAAACAAGCGATCATCAGCCGCTTTATGAACCCTTGGCTTTTGCAGCTGTTGATCATTTGAGCTATTGGACGGAACCTCCTTTGCGACCCTAACTTCTGCAGGGCTGGAGTCGGCATTTAAAGGGACCTCATGCACTTCTTCAATAATCCTATCACCACCGGCATCTTGCGAATTCACCTGGGCTTCACCCTCACTGTTTGTGCTCTTTTCTTCAGGAGCCTCTGAGGTGCCATCTCGAGGAACAGGGGGTGTCTTGCTTAACATATATTCATGAATCTGTAGTTATTTTGATCAGAACAGGGTTTGACAGTAATGAAAAAACATGTGAACTGGGAAGAGATCTTAAGTGCTACTACCTCATATATTAGCTTTTGACGTTCAGGAGACCCAAACTTTGGGGGTGTTTCACGAGATTTTATGGCCAGATCTCGCCTCTCTTCCTTCTTGTAGTCCAGTGAGCCCAGTGCACCATTTGGATTGGTGGGCATAAATGCCATAAGTGCAACTAATGCCGTCCGCACTGCCAACATTAACAGTATATCAGCCAGGTAAGAACTGTTTGTTTGCTTGATTAATTCAAGGGTTAATCATTTTAAACTGGCAGGTATCTTCATCCATGTGAACCACAATCATCATTAATCCTTGAAGTAAACATGGGTAGCAAAAATAATGAAACTGTAGCTTTCACGTTGATATATTGCCAGATGCACGTACATATCGATCCAGTTTAGCCTGATATACCACCCCGTTTCCACCACAGAACTTAAGTCTACTCCAATGAACATGCCATGAGTTATTAAGACATTCAAAAGCAGAAATTAGAAGACCATGACAAAACACCCAAGCCAAACTAAGCTCAGGCTGGATAATTGGTCCAGGGAAACATGGAAAGACCATACAAATTAATAGTACTGCCAACATAAAAGATCAgagaaaaattcaaacaaaaaagttaaaaaagccATTTGCTACAGCTACACAGCACGTTCATGGTTGGTGATATTTATACATGGGAGATTACACCCAGGTAGAGCGGTTGGCTGTTAACTGACTGGTTGGGTTCTGAGCCTCTCCCCTATGACCAGCAGCCTGTTCTTGCTCTCATAATTCATGAAGACGGAAAGTGCATGCATGTTTATAAGCATAAGACAATCAAAGCCATAAGATGTGTTTCCAAATCTGATACTAAATCGCAGGATGCTATTTAACACAAACATCAGGGGTATGGTTAGAAGAATGATGTTTACCACTCCACGATGGCTGCCAATGCTCAGGATGATGATTTGATATGCTTAAGCAAATCTTGGTTTGGGTTTCGAAACGTCCATTCGGCTGAAAGAACGGCATTAAAGTTATTAGCACTGTCATAATTTCATGATTAAATGAATAATCAGCCGACACCCCAAAAAGACGATAAGCACATTAAAATGACTGTATTTGGGAGagagtgcaaaaaaaaaaaattacagttaACAACATAAACGAAGGTGGCTTCAATGGGTATTCTGCGGGCAACTGGATCCTTCCATGATAGATTCCGCCTTCAAATTCAGTATCACGGGGTCCCCTGATTGCAAATTGCCATTCAAATACATTTTCCTGAAAACGAATATCAAGTGCTTACTTACAATACTGACAATACTACATGAACAGCAGAAATTAGCTCAAATTGCATATAGTGCAAATATTTCCGCAATTCTACCCACTCGGGGCTTTTTTGTCGCAAGAGGGAAGTTTTg
Above is a genomic segment from Juglans microcarpa x Juglans regia isolate MS1-56 chromosome 1D, Jm3101_v1.0, whole genome shotgun sequence containing:
- the LOC121239771 gene encoding universal stress protein PHOS32-like; this translates as MECDRRVGVAVDFSPCSKKALKWAVDNVVRDGDHLILLNVRPEGNYEDGEIQLWAATGSPLIPLRELSDPIIMKKYGVKPDPETLDILNTAAGQKQITVILKIYWGDPREKLCEAIDKIPLSCLIIGNRGLGKIKRAILGSVSNYVVNNGSCPVTVVKIAEH
- the LOC121234806 gene encoding ubiquitin-conjugating enzyme E2 32, with the protein product MAADKYNLKNPAVKRIMQEYKEMQSNPSDDFMSRPLEENVFEWQFAIRGPRDTEFEGGIYHGRIQLPAEYPLKPPSFMLLTPNGRFETQTKICLSISNHHPEHWQPSWSVRTALVALMAFMPTNPNGALGSLDYKKEERRDLAIKSRETPPKFGSPERQKLIYEIHEYMLSKTPPVPRDGTSEAPEEKSTNSEGEAQVNSQDAGGDRIIEEVHEVPLNADSSPAEVRVAKEVPSNSSNDQQLQKPRVHKAADDRLFTWAAVGLTIAILVLLLKKLMKSSGHGALFTDGS